Proteins from one Acidiphilium multivorum AIU301 genomic window:
- a CDS encoding IS110 family transposase, with the protein MTDAIAWHNSKREVAIDTESLVLVGIDWASSAHQVRSMGAEAAGPASVRHNAAGIGAMVDWLCSQAKQPGQVSVAIETPHAPVVEALLDRSITVFDINPKQLDRFRDRFSPAGAKDDRRDALMLASSLRTDCRCFQRVEALDPAVVELREWSRMAEELKGECIGLANCARQQLWRYYPQVLDLTEDVGTDWALALWALS; encoded by the coding sequence TTGACGGACGCTATCGCTTGGCACAACAGCAAGCGGGAGGTAGCCATCGACACTGAATCGCTCGTCCTCGTCGGCATTGACTGGGCGAGCAGCGCACACCAAGTCCGCTCGATGGGGGCCGAAGCAGCCGGTCCAGCGAGCGTTCGCCATAACGCCGCCGGGATCGGCGCGATGGTCGATTGGTTGTGCAGCCAGGCCAAGCAGCCGGGCCAGGTCAGCGTTGCAATCGAGACGCCGCATGCGCCGGTTGTCGAAGCGCTGTTGGACCGCAGCATAACCGTGTTCGACATCAACCCCAAGCAGCTTGACCGTTTCCGCGACCGCTTCTCGCCGGCCGGTGCCAAGGACGACCGCCGCGACGCCCTGATGTTGGCCTCGTCGCTGCGCACCGATTGTCGCTGTTTTCAGCGCGTGGAAGCACTCGACCCTGCCGTCGTGGAATTGCGCGAGTGGTCGCGTATGGCCGAGGAACTCAAGGGGGAGTGTATCGGTCTGGCCAACTGCGCCCGTCAGCAACTTTGGCGATACTACCCGCAAGTCCTCGATCTCACCGAAGACGTCGGCACCGACTGGGCACTGGCGCTGTGGGCACTATCCTGA
- a CDS encoding transposase family protein, which produces MAGRGICPNCGRASFRVHSRYHRRLADLPAGGRMVRLVVLARRFYCHEARCSRRIFAERFRELAPWARRTARLDTIVQHLGLALGGRPAAVLPGG; this is translated from the coding sequence GTGGCCGGGCGCGGTATTTGCCCGAACTGTGGGCGGGCGTCTTTTCGTGTTCATAGTCGCTACCATCGCCGCCTGGCGGATCTGCCCGCTGGTGGACGAATGGTCCGGCTCGTTGTTCTGGCGCGCCGGTTCTATTGCCACGAGGCTCGGTGCAGCCGGCGGATTTTCGCCGAGCGGTTCAGGGAACTGGCACCATGGGCACGCCGAACCGCACGACTGGATACGATTGTTCAGCATCTTGGGCTGGCACTCGGTGGTCGGCCGGCAGCTGTTTTGCCGGGCGGCTGA
- a CDS encoding IS5 family transposase encodes MPPKLNASQDDLELFRSRLENIIDQRHPLVRLARLIDWRVFEERFGSLYAEAAGRPALPTRLMVALHLLKHMDGLSDEAICARYLDSPYVQAFCGETHFQHTLPLDRSSMTRWRKRIGPERMEALLAETLAAAERGGAVAEKHYKRVTIDTTVQPKAVTHPTDSKLLHSGIETLARMARKHGITLRQSYRRVARYARQEAARLHHGGKRREAEARVRKLRTWLGRLARDITRKIAGNAEAKATFAETLGLINRLLRQKRSDRGADKLYSLHAPEVECIGKGKARTRFEFGVKVSIATTNAAAPGGQFVLGMQSQPGNPYDGHTLAGQIEQVERITGVAVARAYVDRGYRGHGVEAEGRRIFISRQKRGITPTIRRELRRRTAIEPVIGHMKTDGHLGRNFLLGFDGDAINAILAGAGHNLRLLRRWLIRLLCAIFTWLSAARPSPDLRLPNYHIA; translated from the coding sequence ATGCCGCCGAAGCTGAATGCCTCGCAGGATGATCTCGAACTGTTCCGCTCGCGGCTGGAGAACATCATCGACCAGCGGCATCCCCTGGTGCGGCTGGCCCGGCTGATCGACTGGCGGGTTTTCGAGGAACGCTTCGGCTCACTCTACGCCGAGGCGGCGGGACGTCCGGCACTGCCGACCCGCCTGATGGTGGCGCTGCATCTTCTCAAGCACATGGATGGGCTGTCCGACGAAGCGATCTGCGCGCGCTATCTCGACAGTCCGTATGTCCAGGCATTCTGCGGCGAGACGCATTTCCAGCACACGCTGCCGCTTGACCGATCCTCGATGACGCGCTGGCGCAAACGGATCGGGCCCGAGCGGATGGAGGCCCTGCTCGCCGAGACGCTGGCGGCCGCCGAGCGGGGTGGGGCCGTGGCGGAGAAGCACTACAAGCGGGTCACCATCGATACCACGGTCCAGCCAAAGGCCGTGACGCATCCGACCGACAGCAAGCTCCTGCACAGCGGCATCGAGACACTGGCGCGGATGGCACGCAAGCACGGTATCACGCTACGCCAGTCGTATCGCCGGGTCGCGCGCTACGCCAGGCAGGAGGCGGCGCGCCTGCACCATGGTGGCAAACGCCGCGAGGCCGAGGCTCGCGTGCGCAAGCTGCGAACCTGGCTGGGCCGGCTGGCTCGTGACATCACCCGCAAGATCGCAGGCAACGCTGAAGCGAAGGCCACTTTCGCCGAAACGCTGGGCCTGATCAATCGCCTGCTTCGCCAGAAGCGCTCCGACCGCGGTGCCGACAAGCTCTATTCCCTGCACGCGCCTGAGGTGGAGTGCATCGGCAAGGGCAAGGCCAGGACGCGATTCGAATTCGGCGTGAAGGTCTCCATCGCCACCACCAACGCCGCCGCACCCGGCGGTCAGTTCGTTCTCGGCATGCAGAGCCAGCCGGGAAATCCCTATGACGGCCACACCCTGGCCGGCCAGATCGAGCAGGTCGAGCGGATCACCGGCGTTGCCGTCGCCCGCGCCTATGTCGACCGCGGCTATCGCGGCCACGGCGTCGAAGCCGAGGGCAGAAGGATCTTCATCTCCCGCCAGAAACGCGGCATCACCCCCACCATCCGCCGCGAGTTGCGCCGACGCACAGCCATCGAACCCGTCATCGGCCACATGAAGACCGATGGCCATCTGGGGCGAAACTTCCTGCTCGGCTTCGACGGTGATGCCATCAACGCCATCCTTGCCGGCGCCGGCCACAACCTCCGGCTGCTCCGCAGATGGCTGATCAGGCTTCTTTGCGCCATCTTCACATGGCTCTCGGCCGCAAGACCCTCTCCAGACCTTCGCCTACCGAACTACCACATCGCTTAA